A window from Setaria italica strain Yugu1 chromosome VIII, Setaria_italica_v2.0, whole genome shotgun sequence encodes these proteins:
- the LOC101764015 gene encoding senescence-specific cysteine protease SAG39, producing the protein MAPYIANKKPLVTMALILLAVLTIANCICCTVAARDLPGSGSVAEAAMMVRFERWVTEHGRTYKDAAEKARRFQVFMANAIFVDSSNAAGGKKYHLAINGFADMTHDEFMARYTGYKATPATGMKMPGFQYGNVTQSEPQQAEVDWRQKGAVTGVKNQEDCGCCWAFSAVAAIEGIHHIKTGELVSLSEQQLLDCSTNGNYGCDGGNMDNAFEYIISNGGITTEDAYQYTAIQDMCQSVQPAVTIRSYQDVPRYDEDALAAAVANQPVSVGVDANNFQFYDGGVMTTDSCGTDLNHAVTIVGYGTAEDGSQYWLIKNSWGETWGEGGYLRLERGVNACGVAIQASYPVA; encoded by the exons ATGGCGCCCTACATTGCCAACAAGAAGCCTCTCGTTACGATGGCACTTATTCTGCTCGCTGTCCTAACCATTGCAAACTGCATCTGCTGCACGGTCGCTGCACGGGATCTTCCCGGCAGCGGCTCTGTCGCAGAGGCTGCTATGATGGTGAGGTTTGAGAGGTGGGTGACGGAGCACGGCCGCACCTACAAGGACGCGGCCGAGAAAGCACGAAGGTTCCAGGTTTTCATGGCGAATGCCATTTTTGTTGACAGTTCCAATGCCGCAGGTGGCAAAAAGTATCACCTGGCTATCAATGGGTTTGCCGACATGACTCATGATGAGTTCATGGCGAGGTACACCGGGTACAAGGCCACGCCGGCTACGGGCATGAAGATGCCCGGTTTCCAGTACGGGAACGTTACACAGTCAGAGCCCCAGCAGGCGGAGGTTGACTGGAGGCAGAAAGGTGCAGTTACAGGTGTCAAGAATCAAGAGGATTGCG GTTGTTGCTGGGCGTTCTCCGCGGTGGCGGCCATCGAGGGCATCCACCACATCAAGACAGGTGAGCTGGTttcgctgtcggagcagcaacTACTGGACTGCTCCACCAACGGGAACTACGGTTGCGACGGCGGCAATATGGACAACGCCTTCGAGTACATCATCAGCAACGGCGGAATCACCACCGAGGACGCCTACCAGTACACTGCCATCCAGGACATGTGCCAGTCCGTCCAACCGGCAGTCACTATCAGAAGCTACCAGGACGTGCCCCGCTACGATGAGGACGCGCTCGCAGCGGCTGTTGCCAACCAGCCCGTGTCCGTGGGCGTCGACGCGAACAACTTCCAGTTCTACGACGGCGGCGTGATGACCACGGACAGCTGTGGCACGGACTTGAACCATGCGGTGACGATAGTAGGGTACGGCACAGCTGAGGATGGCAGCCAGTACTGGCTGATCAAGAACAGTTGGGGGGAGAcctggggagagggagggtaCCTGAGGCTTGAGAGGGGTGTCAACGCATGTGGCGTTGCCATCCAAGCCTCCTATCCAGTGGCGTGA